One Sediminicola sp. YIK13 DNA segment encodes these proteins:
- a CDS encoding YebC/PmpR family DNA-binding transcriptional regulator, which translates to MGRAFEFRKARKMKRWSAMSKAFTRIGKDIVMAVKEGGPDPDANSRLRAVIQNAKAVNMPKDNVERAIKRASDKSLGDYKEVLFEGYAPHGIAILVETATDNNTRTVANIRSYFNKCNGSLGTSGSVEFMFDHTCNFRIPAEGIDPEELELEMIDFGAEEVFADEDGILIYGPFESFGSIQKELETRGIEILSSGFERIPQITKELTEEQSADVEKLLEKIEEDDDVQNVYHSMKE; encoded by the coding sequence ATGGGAAGAGCTTTTGAGTTTAGAAAGGCGCGTAAAATGAAACGTTGGTCTGCCATGTCCAAGGCATTTACAAGGATAGGCAAGGATATTGTAATGGCAGTCAAAGAAGGTGGTCCGGATCCGGATGCCAACTCCAGGCTAAGAGCGGTCATACAGAATGCCAAAGCCGTAAACATGCCCAAGGACAACGTGGAACGTGCCATAAAAAGAGCAAGTGACAAAAGTCTTGGGGATTATAAAGAAGTATTGTTTGAGGGTTATGCCCCACACGGGATAGCCATATTGGTAGAGACCGCCACAGATAATAATACCAGAACGGTTGCGAATATCAGAAGTTATTTCAATAAATGTAACGGGAGTTTGGGAACATCGGGTTCTGTGGAATTTATGTTCGACCATACCTGCAACTTCCGGATTCCGGCAGAAGGGATAGACCCGGAGGAACTGGAATTGGAAATGATCGACTTTGGGGCGGAAGAGGTATTTGCCGATGAGGATGGTATCCTTATCTATGGCCCGTTCGAAAGCTTTGGTTCCATCCAGAAAGAATTGGAAACAAGGGGGATAGAAATCCTATCCTCAGGTTTTGAGCGTATCCCGCAAATCACTAAAGAGCTCACCGAAGAACAATCAGCCGATGTGGAAAAATTGCTCGAAAAAATTGAAGAGGATGATGACGTGCAGAACGTGTACCATTCCATGAAGGAGTAA
- a CDS encoding 4a-hydroxytetrahydrobiopterin dehydratase, protein MKKLTTEEINERLDQLDGWDYTEKAIQTTFEFADFKETFSIMTRIAFECEAQNHHPEWTNVYKTLTIRLSTHDADGVTEKDFKLAATIENIIESE, encoded by the coding sequence ATGAAAAAACTGACAACAGAGGAAATAAACGAACGATTAGACCAATTGGACGGCTGGGATTATACCGAAAAGGCCATACAGACCACCTTCGAATTTGCCGACTTCAAGGAGACCTTCTCCATTATGACACGAATCGCCTTTGAGTGCGAAGCCCAAAACCACCATCCGGAATGGACCAATGTTTACAAGACCTTAACCATTAGATTAAGTACGCATGACGCGGACGGGGTTACCGAAAAGGATTTCAAGCTTGCGGCTACCATAGAAAATATCATAGAAAGCGAATAA
- a CDS encoding sugar nucleotide-binding protein — translation MDTKKILILGGSGFLGNALYKELCPYFDTYGTYCSARRSFEDNQKFFRYDMQEDDIVPLLEKIRPKLIISALRGDFASQIQAHQHMMEYIEKNDCQIYFISSANVFDAYSKFPSYEYDKTLSLSVFGRLKIKIENMLLRLPKEKMGIIRVPMVFGNSSPRIKELKTTLMNHEPIEVFPNLIINVTNYDKLTQQIHYLINRNKSGIYHLGSTDLVHHEDFIKDIVKKLGLFNPIFKRVFTTNEDRFLAVLPKSNTLPKNLQVSYQDIIDHHIFS, via the coding sequence TTGGATACTAAAAAAATTCTCATATTAGGTGGAAGTGGATTCCTGGGCAACGCGCTTTACAAGGAACTGTGCCCCTATTTTGACACTTATGGCACGTATTGTTCCGCTAGGAGGTCATTTGAGGACAATCAGAAGTTTTTTAGATACGATATGCAGGAGGACGACATTGTTCCCTTGTTAGAAAAAATAAGACCAAAATTGATCATTTCTGCTTTGCGGGGGGATTTTGCTTCCCAAATTCAGGCCCATCAACATATGATGGAATATATTGAAAAGAACGATTGTCAAATTTATTTTATATCCTCTGCCAACGTATTTGATGCCTATAGTAAATTTCCTTCTTACGAATACGACAAAACCCTATCCCTAAGTGTTTTCGGGAGGCTCAAAATAAAAATTGAAAACATGTTGCTCAGATTGCCCAAGGAAAAAATGGGTATCATCAGGGTTCCCATGGTCTTCGGCAACAGTTCCCCTAGAATAAAGGAACTTAAGACAACTTTGATGAATCATGAGCCCATTGAGGTTTTCCCTAATCTAATCATCAATGTGACCAATTATGACAAACTGACCCAGCAAATACATTATTTGATCAATAGGAATAAGAGTGGCATATACCATTTGGGAAGCACTGATCTGGTACACCATGAAGATTTCATCAAAGACATAGTGAAAAAATTAGGGCTTTTCAACCCTATATTCAAAAGGGTTTTCACCACCAATGAGGACCGTTTTCTAGCTGTGCTGCCCAAATCGAATACGTTGCCGAAAAACTTACAGGTAAGTTACCAAGATATTATAGACCATCATATTTTTAGTTAG